The Kaustia mangrovi genome has a segment encoding these proteins:
- a CDS encoding tetratricopeptide repeat protein, producing the protein MCVSPTYEGRVLTRTAGRRACLALAGATVLLAGLAVGGRPVPADESSAGFAAQFYSFVPAPTKLKTPSIGTPELWASEREKAHKAYSSGDFDAARQHLEQSAEEGDLIASWYLGNMYRLGQGVDVDNATALAHYETVAEAFAPDEPDRQVFNIMVDSLVRVADYYRLGDPDAGIEQQGRRAFDIYKVASTYGHPAAQYALGLMYFNGTGVTRNREQGVRWLILAARKRYPLAEAKLGDMYWTGDYVRKDRVRGLMWYMLAQESVRPEENPEIVDRFDMLMGDADTTVRTAAESMASTWSAKFPVPK; encoded by the coding sequence TTGTGTGTTTCGCCGACATATGAGGGCCGCGTCCTGACGCGCACCGCAGGCCGCAGGGCCTGCCTGGCGCTTGCCGGCGCCACGGTGCTGCTCGCCGGTCTCGCGGTTGGCGGACGGCCCGTGCCGGCGGACGAGTCGTCGGCGGGCTTTGCCGCTCAGTTCTATTCCTTCGTGCCCGCGCCCACGAAGCTCAAGACGCCGTCCATCGGCACGCCCGAATTGTGGGCGAGCGAGCGCGAGAAAGCACACAAGGCCTACAGCTCCGGCGATTTCGACGCCGCGCGCCAGCATCTGGAGCAGTCGGCGGAGGAGGGCGACCTCATCGCCTCCTGGTATCTCGGCAACATGTACCGGCTGGGCCAGGGCGTGGATGTCGACAATGCCACCGCGCTCGCCCATTACGAGACGGTCGCGGAGGCCTTCGCTCCCGACGAGCCGGACCGGCAGGTCTTCAACATCATGGTCGACTCGCTCGTGCGCGTCGCCGACTATTACCGCCTGGGCGATCCGGACGCGGGTATCGAGCAGCAGGGCAGGCGCGCCTTCGATATCTACAAGGTGGCCTCGACCTACGGCCATCCGGCCGCGCAATATGCGCTGGGGCTCATGTATTTCAACGGGACGGGCGTCACCCGGAACCGCGAGCAGGGCGTGCGCTGGCTGATCCTCGCCGCGCGCAAGCGCTATCCGCTGGCGGAGGCGAAGCTCGGCGACATGTACTGGACCGGCGATTATGTCCGCAAGGACCGGGTGCGCGGCCTCATGTGGTACATGCTCGCCCAGGAATCGGTGCGCCCGGAGGAGAACCCGGAGATCGTCGACCGGTTCGACATGCTGATGGGCGACGCCGACACCACCGTGCGCACCGCCGCGGAGAGCATGGCCTCGACCTGGTCGGCCAAGTTCCCGGTTCCGAAATAG
- the ilvD gene encoding dihydroxy-acid dehydratase: MDAKTFDKAKLPSRHVTEGPQRAPHRSYYYAMGLTREQIHQPFVGVATCWNEAAPCNITLMRQAQAVKHGVAAASGTPREFTTITVTDGIAMGHQGMKSSLVSREVIADSVELTMRGHAYDALVGLAGCDKSLPGMMMAMCRLNVPSIFIYGGSILPGTFRGRQVTVQDVFEAVGRHSVGTMSDSDLDELEQVACPSAGACGAQFTANTMATVSEAIGLALPYSAGAPAPYEFRDKFCMTAGEQVMELIARNIRPRDIVTRKALENAATVVAASGGSTNAGLHLPAIAHECGISFTLFDVAEIFRRTPYIADLKPGGRYVAKDLFEAGGIPLLMKTLLDHGYLHGDCLTVTGRTIAENLESVSWNAEQDVVRPASEPITPTGGVVGLKGNLAPEGAIVKVAGLANQRFSGPARCFDNEEQAFAAVSRREYEEGEVLVIRYEGPKGGPGMREMLATTAALYGQGMGDKVALITDGRFSGATRGFCIGHVGPEAAVGGPIALVEDGDTITIDAVEGTLEIAVSDEDMARRRDRWAPRETDYRSGAIWKYAQTVGSACHGAVTHPGGEAELVCFADI, translated from the coding sequence ATGGACGCCAAGACGTTCGACAAGGCGAAGCTCCCCAGCCGGCATGTGACGGAAGGCCCGCAGAGGGCGCCGCATCGCTCCTACTATTATGCGATGGGGCTCACGCGCGAGCAGATCCATCAGCCCTTCGTCGGCGTGGCGACCTGCTGGAACGAGGCGGCGCCCTGCAACATCACGCTGATGCGCCAGGCGCAGGCCGTGAAGCACGGCGTCGCGGCGGCGAGCGGCACGCCGCGCGAGTTCACCACCATTACCGTGACCGATGGCATCGCCATGGGCCATCAGGGCATGAAGTCGTCGCTGGTGTCGCGCGAGGTGATCGCCGATTCCGTCGAGCTCACCATGCGCGGCCATGCCTATGACGCGTTGGTCGGGCTTGCGGGCTGCGACAAGTCTCTCCCGGGCATGATGATGGCCATGTGCCGGCTGAACGTGCCCTCGATCTTCATCTATGGCGGCTCGATCCTGCCGGGCACCTTCCGCGGCCGGCAGGTCACGGTGCAGGACGTGTTCGAGGCGGTCGGGCGCCATTCCGTCGGCACCATGTCGGACAGCGATCTCGACGAGCTGGAACAGGTGGCCTGTCCGTCTGCGGGCGCGTGCGGCGCGCAGTTCACCGCCAACACCATGGCGACCGTGTCGGAGGCCATCGGCCTCGCCCTGCCATATTCGGCCGGGGCGCCGGCGCCCTACGAGTTCCGCGACAAGTTCTGCATGACCGCCGGCGAGCAGGTCATGGAGCTCATCGCCCGCAATATCCGCCCGCGCGATATCGTGACGCGCAAGGCGCTGGAGAACGCCGCAACCGTCGTTGCAGCCTCCGGCGGGTCGACCAATGCGGGCCTGCACCTGCCGGCAATCGCCCATGAATGCGGCATCTCCTTCACGCTCTTCGACGTCGCGGAGATCTTCAGGCGCACGCCCTATATCGCGGACCTGAAGCCGGGCGGGCGCTATGTCGCCAAGGACCTGTTCGAGGCCGGCGGCATTCCGCTGCTCATGAAGACGCTGCTCGATCACGGCTACCTGCATGGCGATTGCCTGACCGTGACCGGCCGCACGATCGCGGAGAACCTGGAGAGCGTGAGCTGGAACGCCGAGCAGGACGTGGTGCGCCCGGCCAGCGAGCCGATCACGCCGACCGGCGGCGTGGTGGGGCTGAAGGGCAATCTCGCGCCGGAAGGGGCCATCGTGAAGGTCGCGGGGCTTGCCAATCAGCGCTTCTCCGGCCCCGCGCGCTGCTTCGATAACGAGGAGCAGGCCTTCGCCGCGGTATCCAGGCGCGAATACGAGGAAGGCGAGGTGCTGGTCATCCGCTACGAGGGCCCGAAGGGCGGCCCCGGCATGCGCGAGATGCTGGCGACCACCGCCGCACTCTACGGCCAGGGCATGGGCGACAAGGTGGCGCTCATCACCGACGGGCGTTTCTCCGGTGCCACGCGGGGCTTCTGCATCGGCCATGTCGGGCCGGAGGCGGCGGTCGGCGGGCCCATCGCGCTTGTCGAGGATGGCGACACGATCACGATCGACGCGGTCGAGGGCACGCTCGAGATCGCGGTCTCCGACGAGGATATGGCGCGCCGCCGGGACCGCTGGGCGCCGCGCGAGACGGACTATCGCAGCGGTGCGATCTGGAAATATGCCCAGACGGTGGGATCGGCCTGTCATGGCGCGGTGACCCACCCTGGAGGAGAGGCTGAGCTTGTGTGTTTCGCCGACATATGA
- a CDS encoding aldo/keto reductase, giving the protein MDYRRLGASGLKVPALSFGAGTFAGKGPLFGHWGTTDLKEASRLVDICLEAGVTLFDTADVYSDGASEEVLGGAIKGRRDRVLVSTKTALPMGDGPNDAGTSRHRLIRACEDALRRLGTDHIDLLQLHAFDAGTPLEEVMSTLDELVRSGKVRYVGCSNFSGWQLMKALAVADRHGYPRHVAHQAYYSLVGRDYEWELMPLGLDQGVGALVWSPLGWGRLTGRIRRGQPIPEGSRLHETASFGPPVDEERLYRIVDVLDAIAQETGRSVPQIAINWLLQRPTVSSVIVGARNEAQLRDNLGAVGWSLTDEQVARLDEASAVMPAYPYFPYVRQEGFARLNPQPV; this is encoded by the coding sequence ATGGATTACAGACGTCTCGGCGCATCCGGCCTCAAGGTGCCCGCCCTGAGCTTCGGGGCCGGCACATTCGCCGGCAAGGGGCCGCTCTTCGGCCATTGGGGCACCACCGATCTCAAGGAGGCCTCGCGCCTCGTCGATATCTGCCTCGAGGCCGGCGTCACCCTGTTCGACACCGCCGATGTCTATTCCGACGGGGCATCGGAGGAGGTGCTCGGCGGCGCGATCAAGGGCCGGCGCGACAGGGTGCTCGTCTCCACCAAGACGGCCCTTCCCATGGGCGACGGGCCGAACGATGCGGGCACGTCCAGGCATCGGCTCATCCGGGCCTGCGAGGACGCGCTGAGGCGGCTCGGCACCGACCATATCGATCTCCTCCAGCTTCACGCCTTCGATGCCGGCACGCCGCTCGAGGAGGTCATGTCGACGCTCGATGAGCTCGTGCGCTCCGGCAAGGTGCGCTATGTCGGCTGCTCGAACTTCTCCGGCTGGCAGCTCATGAAGGCGCTTGCCGTCGCCGACCGCCATGGCTATCCCCGCCATGTGGCGCACCAGGCCTATTATTCGCTCGTCGGGCGCGACTACGAATGGGAGCTGATGCCGCTCGGCCTCGACCAGGGCGTCGGCGCGCTCGTCTGGAGCCCGCTCGGCTGGGGCCGCCTCACCGGTAGGATCCGGCGCGGCCAGCCGATCCCGGAGGGCAGCCGGCTGCACGAGACGGCCTCCTTCGGGCCGCCCGTCGACGAGGAGCGCCTCTACCGCATCGTCGATGTGCTCGACGCGATCGCGCAGGAGACCGGCCGGAGCGTGCCGCAGATCGCCATCAACTGGCTGCTGCAGCGTCCCACCGTCTCCTCCGTCATCGTCGGCGCGCGCAACGAGGCCCAGCTCAGGGACAATCTCGGCGCGGTCGGCTGGTCGCTGACGGACGAGCAGGTCGCCCGGCTCGACGAGGCCAGCGCCGTCATGCCGGCCTACCCCTATTTCCCCTATGTCCGCCAGGAGGGCTTTGCCCGGCTCAATCCGCAGCCGGTCTGA
- the xth gene encoding exodeoxyribonuclease III yields the protein MQIATWNINGVKARLDNLLEWLRSAGPDVCCLQEIKSEDAAFPRGAIEDLGYNVATHGQKGFNGVAVLSKHPFDEVLPRLPGDDADEQARYLEAVISTGEGAVRVASIYLPNGNPPDTEKFTYKLAWMDRLHAHAEATLRLEEAFVMAGDYNIIPEPEDAHDPAAWEGDALFRPDSRGKFRSLLNLGLTDALRACTDAAETYTFWDYQGGAWQKNNGIRIDHLLLSPQAADRLKSCRVDKHTRAWERPSDHVPVVIDLAV from the coding sequence ATGCAGATCGCCACCTGGAACATCAACGGCGTCAAGGCGCGCCTCGACAATCTCCTCGAATGGCTTAGGAGCGCCGGGCCCGACGTCTGCTGCCTGCAGGAGATCAAGTCGGAGGACGCCGCCTTCCCGCGCGGCGCGATCGAGGATCTGGGCTACAATGTCGCCACCCACGGCCAGAAGGGCTTCAACGGCGTGGCGGTGCTCTCCAAGCATCCCTTCGACGAGGTCCTGCCGCGGCTGCCGGGCGACGATGCGGACGAGCAGGCGCGCTATCTGGAGGCTGTCATCTCCACCGGCGAGGGCGCGGTGCGCGTCGCCTCGATCTACCTGCCGAACGGCAATCCGCCCGACACGGAGAAGTTCACCTACAAGCTCGCCTGGATGGACCGGCTGCACGCCCATGCCGAGGCCACGCTCCGGCTGGAGGAGGCCTTCGTGATGGCCGGCGACTACAACATCATCCCCGAGCCCGAGGACGCCCACGACCCGGCGGCCTGGGAGGGCGACGCGCTGTTCCGTCCGGATTCGCGGGGGAAGTTCCGCTCCCTCCTCAATCTCGGCCTCACGGATGCGCTCAGGGCCTGCACCGACGCGGCGGAGACCTACACCTTCTGGGACTATCAGGGCGGCGCGTGGCAGAAGAACAACGGCATCCGCATCGACCACCTCCTGCTCTCGCCGCAGGCCGCCGACCGCCTGAAGAGCTGCCGCGTCGACAAGCACACCCGCGCCTGGGAACGCCCGTCCGACCACGTGCCCGTGGTCATCGATCTCGCTGTGTGA
- a CDS encoding PopZ family protein: MNKPEHPAEPSMEEILASIRRAIDEDQRLDARLSRPAAEPSATSAPGPAAVPDAQEAHPEATPPGERVLRLRRPSDGEPWGQGAGEAQPVSASHFSATFPSTGEAGREAEAAPGRETGAPAPYGTPANDSMATAPSAIGDKAPDAADLSDDDAAGMPETAAPPAETAAAPADMRAEETETAETDTMSVQDERLIAAETESAVWDAFGELSDRLGDEMLREEARTLLRPMLKEWLDHNLPGLVETLVRQEIERISQRIAERRTR, encoded by the coding sequence ATGAACAAGCCAGAACATCCGGCCGAGCCGAGCATGGAGGAGATTCTCGCATCCATCCGGCGCGCGATCGACGAGGACCAGAGGCTGGACGCGCGGCTGTCCAGGCCCGCCGCCGAACCGTCCGCGACGTCTGCGCCCGGGCCTGCCGCGGTGCCGGATGCGCAGGAGGCGCACCCCGAGGCCACCCCGCCCGGCGAACGGGTGCTTAGGCTGCGCCGTCCCTCCGACGGCGAGCCATGGGGGCAGGGCGCGGGCGAAGCACAGCCGGTTTCCGCGAGCCATTTCAGTGCAACTTTCCCCTCGACCGGCGAGGCCGGGCGGGAGGCGGAAGCCGCGCCCGGTCGCGAGACAGGCGCGCCGGCGCCCTACGGCACGCCGGCCAATGACAGCATGGCGACCGCTCCCTCGGCGATCGGGGACAAGGCGCCGGATGCCGCGGATCTGTCGGACGACGATGCGGCCGGCATGCCGGAGACTGCGGCACCGCCTGCCGAGACGGCAGCGGCGCCGGCCGACATGCGGGCCGAAGAGACTGAGACGGCGGAGACCGATACCATGAGCGTGCAGGACGAGCGGCTCATCGCCGCGGAAACCGAGTCGGCCGTCTGGGATGCGTTCGGCGAGCTGTCGGACCGCCTCGGCGACGAGATGCTGAGGGAGGAGGCGCGCACGCTGCTCCGTCCCATGCTCAAGGAGTGGCTCGACCATAACCTGCCCGGCCTTGTGGAAACGCTCGTACGCCAGGAGATCGAACGTATCTCCCAGCGTATCGCGGAGCGTCGGACCCGCTGA